CGCTCATCCAGAACGGGGGAAGCTCAGAGTTCATGATGTCAATATTAAGAGGATCATAAGGGTTAAAAGGAGCAATCAGAGGGGCAAACACTGCGGATAAAACAAGAAAAAGGACAATCACCATGCTGAAAATTGCCACCTTGTCACGCTTAAAGCTGTACCACAGGTATGACTGTTTAAAAGTATTAAACTTATTTTTCATTTCGCACCTGTTATTCTTATAGTCGGATTCACAACTCCATAAATGATGTCAACGATTGTATTAACAACAACCATCACTATCCCGACAAACATTAAATATGCCACCAGCAGTGACGCATCAGCACGCTCCACAGCCTCCATAAAAAGGAAACCAAGCCCCTGCCACTGAAAGACAGTCTCCGTCAGAATGGTGAAGGCTATAGTGATACCAAGCTGCACACCACCCACAGTGATAACAGGCAGAAGTGTATTTTTAAAAGCATGAACAAACCATATACGTCTTCTCGTAAGACCTTTTGCCCATGCGTATTTTACGTATTCAGATTCCAGAACTTCCATCATCTCAGAACGTATAAGCCTTATGAAAAGAGGAAGCATTATTGAAGAGAGCGCAACGCTGGGCATAATAAGGTGCATCCAGCCGTCAACAGTAAGCATCCCTGTGTCCCACCCTCCGAGACTGACAAGCTCACCACGCCCATAGGAAGGAAACCAGCCGAGCTTGATTGAAAATAAATATATCATCATAATAGCAGTGAGGAAAACAGGGATTGAAACACCAACAATACTGCTCCCCATGAGAAACCTTGAAAAAAACCTTTTGGGATATATCGCAGAATAAACACCTAAAGGTATAGAAAGCCCTACGATTATAAGAGCGGAAACAAAAACAAGCTCTATGGTTGCCGGAGCTTTGGAAAGAATCACGTCAACAGCCGGTCTTTTGTAAAAGAATGAGTTTCCCAGATCACCGTGAAGAGCATCCTTGGCAAAGCGGATATATTGTGTCAGCAGAGGATCGTTCAGTCCGAGCTTATCACGCATCGCCTCCCTCTCCGCAGCGGACACTGAAATGCCGGTGATGTCGCGTATAGGGTCCCCCACATTCTGCTTGATGGCAAAGGCTATAACGCTTAT
This window of the Denitrovibrio acetiphilus DSM 12809 genome carries:
- a CDS encoding ABC transporter permease, which gives rise to MIAFIIRRFIQAVFVIAVISVIAFAIKQNVGDPIRDITGISVSAAEREAMRDKLGLNDPLLTQYIRFAKDALHGDLGNSFFYKRPAVDVILSKAPATIELVFVSALIIVGLSIPLGVYSAIYPKRFFSRFLMGSSIVGVSIPVFLTAIMMIYLFSIKLGWFPSYGRGELVSLGGWDTGMLTVDGWMHLIMPSVALSSIMLPLFIRLIRSEMMEVLESEYVKYAWAKGLTRRRIWFVHAFKNTLLPVITVGGVQLGITIAFTILTETVFQWQGLGFLFMEAVERADASLLVAYLMFVGIVMVVVNTIVDIIYGVVNPTIRITGAK